ATCACCAGGATCACGGAAGCATAACCACCTAAAATAGCGAGGATAATTAATTTGTTTAACCATGGGAATGCCGGGGTAACTGCACCTGCGGCATCTCTTGTACCCATATTGTCAATTGCAACAGCAACCGGTGCAATACCATCCTGACCTTTAAATAAGTCGTAGTTGGCAACACCTGTCATTACGTGGGCAAATAAGATATAAAGAACAGTACAGATAAACAGGGAAACAAGGATTCCGATCGGCATATCTTTCTTCGGATTTTTGGCTTCCTGAGCTGCAGTAGAAACCGCATCAAAACCAATATAAGCGAAGAACACAATACCTGCAGCCCTGATTACACCACCCCATCCATTGGTGAAGAAGCTTTCATGACCAGGTTTATCAGCAGGAATAAAATATGGAGAGTAATTGTCTGAATTGATATATTTCCAACCTAAGAAAATAAAGATGAATACAATCACTACTTTAATTGCAACGATTAAACCGTTAATAAATGCAGATTCTTTAGTGCCTCTCATCAGTACGAGTGACATCAGACAGATGATAAATACTGCCGGAAGGTTGAACACCCCGTGAACAGTAGTCCCATCAAGAAGCTGAGCGGTTTCAAAAGGCGACATGGTTACTTCAGCAGGGAGGTGTATGTCGTAATAAGCGAGGAATTTAACAAGGTACCGGCTCCAGCTGATGGATACCGTGGCAGCGCCAAGTGCATATTCTAAAACTAAATCCCAACCGATAATCCAGGCTACTAATTCGCCCATGGTGGCATAAGAATAGGTATAAGCACTTCCTGCAACAGGAATCATAGAGGCAAATTCTGCATAGCATAGACCTGCAAATCCGCAACCGATTGCTGCAATAATAAAGGAAACGGTGATCGCTGGGCCAGCGTTATTGGCTGCCGCAGAACCGGTGATGGAAAACAGTCCAGCACCAATAATGGCTCCAATGCCCAAAGCTACCAGGTTAACGGGGCCAAGAGTTCTCTTCAGGGTACCCTCTCCGCTCTCTGCAGCCTCTTTTGTAAGTAAGTCGATTGACTTTCTAAAATTCATAGTTCAAGGTTTAGTAAAAGTTGTCTATAGTCTTGTGGTTTGTAATATGATTGTCAAACCTAAATAAAATATGTTTAAAAATAAAAGGGATTTTTATTCAAAATCCCTTTTAGCGGTAACAATTATAATATTATGGCTTGATGGTCAAGGTGTCGATGGTATTTTTTACTGTATCGATCGTTTCTTTACCCAGTGAATCGACCGATTTGATCACCCGGATCTCTTTCTTGATTTCCTGTTTTGTTTCTGTAATCACTCCAACGGCAATGTAGGGTGCGATCACCAGGGATACAATAGACATTAGTTTGATCAGGATATTCATGGATGGACCGGAAGTATCTTTGAATGGATCTCCTACGGTATCTCCGGTTACTGAAGCTTTATGTGGCTCAGATTTTTTATAGAACATCTCCCCATTAATTTCTACTCCTTTTTCAAATGATTTTTTTGCATTGTCCCATGCACCGCCCGCGTTACTCTGGAAAATCCCCATCAGTACACCGGATACTGTAACCCCCGCCAAAAGGCCTCCAAGTATCTCCGCAGAACTTACCAAAGGGAAGACCCCTTTCAGACCAAATCCAACAATGATCGGTACCAATAAGGCAATTGCACCCGGAAGCATCATTTCGCGGATAGAGGCTTTGGTAGATATGGCCACACATTTTTCATATTCCGGTTTTGCTTTATATTCCATAATCCCTGGAATCTCACGGAACTGACGGCGAACTTCCTGAACCATGTCCATTGCCGCCTTACCTACAGCGGCAATACATAAGGCCGAGAAAATAAAAGGAATCATTGCGCCGACAAATAAACCGGCCAAAACAGGAGCTTTATAAATATCTATGGCATCAATCCCTGCTACCCCAACAAAGGCTGCAAATAGCGCCAGTGAGGTTAAAGCAGCGGAAGCAATAGCAAAGCCTTTACCTGTAGCTGCCGTGGTGTTTCCTACTGCATCCAAATTATCTGTACGTTCCCGAACTTCCGGTGGAAGCTGGCTCATTTCTGCAATTCCACCTGCATTATCTGCAATAGGACCGAAGGCATCGATAGCAAGCTGCATGGCTGTTGTGGCCATCATCCCTGCGGCAGCAATGGCTACTCCGTATAAACCGGCAAATGAATAGGAAATAATAATTCCTCCGGAAAGTACCAGGATCGGGGCAACAGTAGATTTCATTCCTACAGATAAGCCACCGATAATATTGGTAGCATGACCCGTTCCGGATTGCTGAATAATCGAATTTACCGGACCCTTACCCATGGCGGTATAATATTCAGTGATGATACTCATTAAAGTCCCTACGATCAAGCCTACAATGATGGCAAAAAATACATCCAGGCTGGTAAAGTCAACTCCACGTAGGTGCAGGTGAGGTGGGAGCATAAACATCACAATTACATAAGAAGCCAGAGCGGTAAGTACAATAGAACTCCAGTTTCCTAAATTCAGGGCCGTCTGTACATTAGAATCTTCTCCTTTAATTCGGACAAACCAGGTTCCTACAATAGAAAATAAAATTCCCAGTCCGCAGATCACCATGGGTAATAATACCGGCGAGAATCCATTGAGCTGATCCAGGGGTATTCCATTTGTACCTTTATCTATTACAATCTCTTGTCCCAATACCATGGTTGCCAGGATTGTGGCAACATACGAACCGAATAAATCGGCTCCCATTCCAGCCACATCACCCACATTGTCACCTACATTATCGGCGATTGTTGCAGGGTTTCTAACATCATCTTCCGGAATTCCAGCTTCTACTTTACCCACTAAATCGGCACCTACATCGGCAGCTTTGGTATATATACCGCCACCCACACGGGCAAATAAGGCAATAGATTCTGCACCCAGAGAGAATCCGGTTAATACTTCTATTGCAGTTTTCATTTCTGTGCTGTTTGCACTGACTACATTAAATATCTGCAGGAAAACAATAAACAAACCTCCTAATCCCAATATTGCGAGTCCAGCAACACCTAATCCCATTACTGTTCCTCCTGTGAAGGAAACTTTTAGTGCTTTAGACAGACTGGTTCTTGCGGCTTGAGTGGTGCGGACGTTGGCTTTTGTAGCCGCTTTCATCCCGATATATCCTGCAGTAGCAGAAAATACTGCGCCAATAACGAAAGCCACAGCGATGATCCAGCTGGAGTGTAATTCCACTCCGTTTACCTCATGAACTGTTCCTGAATAAGCGAGTAAAGCCGCGGTGAACACCACGAATATGCTCAATACTTTCCATTCAGCTTTTAAAAAGGCCATTGCTCCATCGGCAATATAGCCCGCCAGCTCCTGCATATTTGCATCTCCGGCATCCTGTTTGTTCACCCATGCACTCTTAATCGCCATTACAATAATGCCAATTAGTCCCAGGACGGGAATAAAATAGATTAGATTGTTTTGTAAAAACTCCATACTTAATTTCTGTTTATTTGGTTCTTTATTTGGTTTTGCGGTTTAGTACGGCCCCCTTCGAAATCAGAAGTGGTTAGGGGCGCAAATTTTTAATCCATTGATTGTTAAGCTTTTTTTAAGAATTACTAATTTAATATTCCGAATGCCAGTCAGGACAATCCGAATTTGAATTTTTTAAATATATTAGCACAAACTAACCAAACAAAATGAAACCATCAAATTGAACCACAATTAATTTTAAAGATAAGGTCGTTTCATTTTTTAAAACCAAAACTAACCTGATGAAGATTTCGATAGCGCAGGAATCAGAAATACAGCAATTGAAAAATTCATTAGTAAAACCAAAAACAAACTAAATGGAAAAAGAAAATCAAGATGGCTCTTTCAAAAGAGAACTTGGGTTATTAGATGGTACAATGCTGGTCGTAGGTTCTATGATCGGTTCGGGAATTTTTATCGTTAGTGCCGATATCACCCGACAGGTAGGTTCGGCCGGCTGGCTGATCCTGATCTGGATCATTACCGGACTGGTTACCGTGATTGCTGCGGTGAGTTATGGGGAGCTTAGTGCCATGTTTCCCAAAGCAGGTGGCCAGTATGTATACCTGAAGGAATCTTACAATAAACTGATTGCTTTTCTCTATGGCTGGAGCTTTTTCGCCGTCATCCAAACCGGTACCATTGCAGCGGTAGGGGTGGCTTTCTCTAAATTTGCTGCCTATCTGTATGAACCGCTAAGTGAAACAAATGTGCTCTGGCAGATGCAGATCGGAACAGATGCTGCAGGGGTGCCCGAGTTTTTCTCCTTAAGTGCTGCACAAATTGTATCCATACTGACCATTATTCTCTTAAGTTATATCAATAGTCGTGGGGTAAAGGACAGTAAAACGCTACAAACTTTTCTGACCATTATCAAAATATTATCCCTGTTCGGACTGATTGTATTTGGCTTTACTTTAGGTGCCAAAGCAGAAATATGGAATGCCAACTGGGCAGATGCCTGGAGTACCAGATCTTTCAATGTAGAAAGCGGATCCTGGATGACCGTTGGAGGTTCTGTTCTTTTCGCTGCTGTTTCTGCATCCCTTGTGGGTTCTTTATTTTCAAGCGATGCCTGGAATGGGGTGACTTTCATTGCCGGTGAAATCAAGAAACCGGAGCGTAATGTTGGGCTAAGCCTTTTTCTGGGAACTTTCATTGTGAGTGTAATTTACATTTTGGCTAACCTGATGTATATCGCTGTAATCCCTTTAAATGATATTGCTACCGCGAAATCAGACCGTGTTGCGGTGGTTGCTGCCCAGCATATCTTTGGAAATTCGGGTACGATTATTATCGCGATAATGATCATGATCTCCACTTTTGCCTGTAACAATGGATTGATTATGGCTGGTGCACGGGTTTATTATACTATGGCCAAGGACGGTCTTTTTTTTAAGAAAGCGGCCAATTTAAATAAAGCCAGTGTGCCGGCGTGGGCCTTGTGGATTCAATGTTTCTGGGCATCTGCATTGTGCCTTACTGGTAAATATGGTGCATTACTGGATTTTGTGATGATCATTGTAATGATATTTTATATCCTGACGATTTTTGGAATCTTTATTCTAAGAAGGAAAATGCCAAATGCAGAACGTCCTTATAAAGCTTTTGGATATCCGGTTTTACCCCTGTTATACATCATCTTTGCCGCTGTGTTCTGTGTTTCTCTGCTGATCACCAGAATCAGCACCTGCGGTTGGGGAGTGGTAATTATGCTGGCCGGAATCCCTGTTTATTATCTGACGAAACAAAAGGAACCTGATTCTGTTTCACCAAATTAGTTTAAATAGAATGGTGATGCGGCTATAAATTGATTATTTTTGGACAAGAAAAAAAGCTATGGAAGAGGATGTAATCCTGAAAATCAGTTACCGGATAAAAGAAATAAGAAAAGAAAGAGGCATCACCATTCAGGAATTGGCAGATCGGGCAGGAGTTAGTAAAGGCCTGATCTCGCAAATTGAAAATAACCGGACAGTTCCATCTTTAATGGTGTTGATTGACATCATTAAATCATTGGATGTAGACCTGAACCAGTTCTTTAAAGATATTTCTGCGAGTTCAAATAAGGCCCCGGTGGTGGTAAAAAGGAAAGCAGAATACGAATCTTTTGAAAAGGAGCAGGCTTTAGGCTTTCTGTATCAAAGGATCCTGACCAAATCAATAAAGAACTCTACTGTTGATATTGTATTGCTGGAACTGGAGCCGGATGCGACGCGTCCAATGGTGACTACCGAGGCATTTGAGTATAAATATATACTGGCTGGAAATATCAAATACATTTTCGACGATCAGGAGATAGAATTGTCTGGCGGAGATTCACTTTTATTTGACGGACGTCTGTCTCATACACCAAGGAACATCGGAAAAGATAAAGCAATCATGCTGATCATTTATTTCTTCGAAGAAAGCAGGGCTTAACTATTTTTTATTGACCCAGCGGACGGCTACTGCTGACATTTCCTCCAGCTCAAGTCTGGTTTCCGGTAAAATGATGAATTCGTTTTTCAGGTAAAACCCTAGTGGGGAACGGTAATACTCGCCGTTTTCTTTCAGGTCCTCGTTGTGATCTATGACCCAGCCATTGAGCTCATCGGTAGTTTTTTTCATCTCTTCCAGCATGCGGCGACCATGGCCTTGTCCATGTAAATTGCTGTCTATGACTACTGCGAACCAAGGCTGATTATTCCTGGTAAATCTTAAAGCCCAGCCTACAACCTCCATTGACGGGCCTGTAAGCAGATGATATTCAAGATCGGCGAGGTGACTCAGGTAGTTGTCCAGGTGCTTCACCTCTTCGTGTTTAAGCTTAGCAGGATATTCTTTATT
This region of Pedobacter steynii genomic DNA includes:
- a CDS encoding amino acid permease, yielding MNFRKSIDLLTKEAAESGEGTLKRTLGPVNLVALGIGAIIGAGLFSITGSAAANNAGPAITVSFIIAAIGCGFAGLCYAEFASMIPVAGSAYTYSYATMGELVAWIIGWDLVLEYALGAATVSISWSRYLVKFLAYYDIHLPAEVTMSPFETAQLLDGTTVHGVFNLPAVFIICLMSLVLMRGTKESAFINGLIVAIKVVIVFIFIFLGWKYINSDNYSPYFIPADKPGHESFFTNGWGGVIRAAGIVFFAYIGFDAVSTAAQEAKNPKKDMPIGILVSLFICTVLYILFAHVMTGVANYDLFKGQDGIAPVAVAIDNMGTRDAAGAVTPAFPWLNKLIILAILGGYASVILVMLLGQSRVFFSMSKDGLLPKVFSSVHAKFSTPVKSNLLFMVFVSLFAAFVPAGVVGEMTSIGTLLAFILVCIGIVILRKRMPDLPRAFKVPLVPLIPILGVIVCLGMMVFLPLDTWVRLLVWMILGMDVYLFYGIKNSLLSDNNQVTLARSNKVVSLIGLALAALLVVVAFIHHSITNGTDTGLYYFSLVYAVIHLIIYTYRLSTSKNVTAKIK
- a CDS encoding sodium-translocating pyrophosphatase — translated: MEFLQNNLIYFIPVLGLIGIIVMAIKSAWVNKQDAGDANMQELAGYIADGAMAFLKAEWKVLSIFVVFTAALLAYSGTVHEVNGVELHSSWIIAVAFVIGAVFSATAGYIGMKAATKANVRTTQAARTSLSKALKVSFTGGTVMGLGVAGLAILGLGGLFIVFLQIFNVVSANSTEMKTAIEVLTGFSLGAESIALFARVGGGIYTKAADVGADLVGKVEAGIPEDDVRNPATIADNVGDNVGDVAGMGADLFGSYVATILATMVLGQEIVIDKGTNGIPLDQLNGFSPVLLPMVICGLGILFSIVGTWFVRIKGEDSNVQTALNLGNWSSIVLTALASYVIVMFMLPPHLHLRGVDFTSLDVFFAIIVGLIVGTLMSIITEYYTAMGKGPVNSIIQQSGTGHATNIIGGLSVGMKSTVAPILVLSGGIIISYSFAGLYGVAIAAAGMMATTAMQLAIDAFGPIADNAGGIAEMSQLPPEVRERTDNLDAVGNTTAATGKGFAIASAALTSLALFAAFVGVAGIDAIDIYKAPVLAGLFVGAMIPFIFSALCIAAVGKAAMDMVQEVRRQFREIPGIMEYKAKPEYEKCVAISTKASIREMMLPGAIALLVPIIVGFGLKGVFPLVSSAEILGGLLAGVTVSGVLMGIFQSNAGGAWDNAKKSFEKGVEINGEMFYKKSEPHKASVTGDTVGDPFKDTSGPSMNILIKLMSIVSLVIAPYIAVGVITETKQEIKKEIRVIKSVDSLGKETIDTVKNTIDTLTIKP
- a CDS encoding APC family permease; protein product: MEKENQDGSFKRELGLLDGTMLVVGSMIGSGIFIVSADITRQVGSAGWLILIWIITGLVTVIAAVSYGELSAMFPKAGGQYVYLKESYNKLIAFLYGWSFFAVIQTGTIAAVGVAFSKFAAYLYEPLSETNVLWQMQIGTDAAGVPEFFSLSAAQIVSILTIILLSYINSRGVKDSKTLQTFLTIIKILSLFGLIVFGFTLGAKAEIWNANWADAWSTRSFNVESGSWMTVGGSVLFAAVSASLVGSLFSSDAWNGVTFIAGEIKKPERNVGLSLFLGTFIVSVIYILANLMYIAVIPLNDIATAKSDRVAVVAAQHIFGNSGTIIIAIMIMISTFACNNGLIMAGARVYYTMAKDGLFFKKAANLNKASVPAWALWIQCFWASALCLTGKYGALLDFVMIIVMIFYILTIFGIFILRRKMPNAERPYKAFGYPVLPLLYIIFAAVFCVSLLITRISTCGWGVVIMLAGIPVYYLTKQKEPDSVSPN
- a CDS encoding helix-turn-helix domain-containing protein is translated as MEEDVILKISYRIKEIRKERGITIQELADRAGVSKGLISQIENNRTVPSLMVLIDIIKSLDVDLNQFFKDISASSNKAPVVVKRKAEYESFEKEQALGFLYQRILTKSIKNSTVDIVLLELEPDATRPMVTTEAFEYKYILAGNIKYIFDDQEIELSGGDSLLFDGRLSHTPRNIGKDKAIMLIIYFFEESRA
- a CDS encoding N-acetyltransferase, which translates into the protein MKIIQSVTIDPVQKKAIYDLWNKEYPAKLKHEEVKHLDNYLSHLADLEYHLLTGPSMEVVGWALRFTRNNQPWFAVVIDSNLHGQGHGRRMLEEMKKTTDELNGWVIDHNEDLKENGEYYRSPLGFYLKNEFIILPETRLELEEMSAVAVRWVNKK